One Candidatus Binatia bacterium DNA window includes the following coding sequences:
- a CDS encoding MotA/TolQ/ExbB proton channel family protein, producing MPEALASIGGNALGSLRDLIDGGGPFVLAIFCCCVTLWTLVIERTWYFSRVLPRRVEQAVAQWKARPEHRSWCVRQVRSAMISRLNAEMSANSPLLAVLVPLSPLLGLIGTVSGMLEVFDSMALKGSADARAMASGVSHAMLCTMTGLAVSISGLYPVYYFRSRTRRETELVADKLVY from the coding sequence ATGCCTGAGGCGCTCGCCAGCATCGGCGGCAATGCCCTCGGCTCGCTGCGCGACCTGATCGACGGCGGCGGTCCTTTCGTCCTGGCGATCTTCTGCTGCTGCGTGACGCTGTGGACGCTCGTCATCGAGCGCACCTGGTACTTCTCGCGCGTGCTTCCGCGCCGTGTCGAGCAGGCGGTCGCGCAGTGGAAGGCACGACCCGAGCATCGTTCCTGGTGCGTGCGCCAGGTGCGCTCCGCGATGATCTCGCGCCTGAATGCAGAGATGAGCGCGAACTCCCCGCTGCTGGCGGTGCTGGTGCCGCTCTCCCCGCTGCTCGGCCTGATCGGAACCGTCAGCGGCATGCTCGAAGTGTTCGACTCGATGGCGCTCAAGGGTTCGGCCGACGCACGCGCGATGGCCAGCGGCGTCTCGCACGCGATGCTGTGCACGATGACCGGTCTTGCCGTCAGCATTTCCGGCCTCTACCCCGTCTACTACTTCCGCTCACGCACTCGCCGCGAGACCGAGCTGGTGGCCGACAAGCTGGTGTACTGA
- a CDS encoding biopolymer transporter ExbD — protein MRMRRHQTHQADGSTGIDLAPMLDFVLNLLIFFIITAVFIKETGLTVERHGGSASGATDGKSTGSISVILKQSGEVYVDNRLVDVRAVRANVERLHAQKPDWGVMITAEQNAPTGLVVQVVDQARLGGVDNVSFGTSSR, from the coding sequence ATGCGGATGCGGCGCCATCAAACGCACCAGGCGGACGGAAGCACCGGCATCGACCTTGCGCCGATGCTCGACTTCGTGCTGAACCTGCTGATTTTTTTCATCATCACCGCGGTGTTCATCAAGGAGACCGGGCTTACGGTCGAGCGTCACGGCGGCAGCGCTTCGGGCGCCACCGACGGCAAGTCGACCGGCTCGATCTCGGTGATCCTCAAGCAGTCCGGCGAGGTCTACGTCGACAACCGCCTCGTCGACGTGCGCGCGGTTCGCGCCAACGTCGAGAGGCTGCACGCGCAGAAACCCGACTGGGGCGTCATGATCACTGCCGAGCAGAACGCGCCGACCGGCCTCGTGGTCCAGGTCGTCGACCAGGCGCGTCTCGGCGGCGTCGACAACGTCTCGTTCGGCACTTCGTCGAGGTAA
- a CDS encoding biopolymer transporter ExbD has translation MRSRRHASHEGEEHGIDLAPMLDFVFNLLIFFLITTSFVREAGVTVARPQADTAVHTDTGNIMVAVRPNGEVWMDRRQVDMREIRPTIERLHLERPEDTVVVLADKDSKAGLLAQVMDEIKLGGIKEVAIGATSAAAGGS, from the coding sequence GTGCGGTCGCGACGTCACGCCTCCCACGAAGGGGAAGAACACGGCATCGACCTCGCGCCGATGCTCGACTTCGTCTTCAACCTGCTGATCTTTTTCCTGATCACGACGTCGTTCGTGCGCGAGGCCGGTGTCACCGTCGCAAGACCGCAGGCCGATACCGCCGTTCATACCGACACCGGCAACATCATGGTCGCGGTGAGGCCGAACGGGGAAGTGTGGATGGACCGCCGCCAGGTGGACATGCGCGAAATCCGCCCGACCATCGAGCGCCTGCATCTCGAGAGGCCCGAGGACACCGTCGTCGTGCTGGCCGACAAGGATTCCAAGGCGGGCCTGCTCGCGCAGGTCATGGACGAGATCAAGCTCGGCGGCATCAAGGAGGTGGCCATCGGCGCAACCAGCGCCGCGGCCGGCGGCTCGTGA
- a CDS encoding energy transducer TonB, whose translation MSGAWLRFPVSLACACMLATGLFGFLHTMTTARHHDESAVAVAKVEFVRLRHETEIEEKKREKPQRIKPEQAPVLPAMQIAKDQAPNLALDVTAIAAGLGAEFGSAGGGGGDGRGVPGGLGIGGGMSDRGALPLVRVEPQYPPEAAKRKLEGWVQLRFTITKAGTVDAVQIVKSSNSLFENAAVAAVRKWKYEPQMQSGAAVESAGVDVVLRFRMES comes from the coding sequence GTGAGCGGCGCGTGGCTTCGCTTTCCCGTCTCGCTCGCGTGCGCGTGCATGCTCGCCACCGGCCTGTTCGGCTTCCTGCACACGATGACCACCGCGCGTCACCACGACGAATCGGCAGTTGCGGTCGCGAAGGTCGAGTTCGTGCGGCTGCGCCACGAGACCGAGATCGAAGAGAAGAAGCGCGAGAAGCCGCAGAGGATCAAGCCCGAGCAGGCGCCGGTGCTCCCGGCGATGCAGATCGCCAAGGACCAGGCGCCGAACCTGGCGCTCGATGTCACGGCAATCGCGGCGGGTCTCGGCGCAGAGTTCGGCTCGGCCGGCGGTGGTGGCGGCGACGGGCGCGGCGTTCCCGGCGGCCTCGGGATCGGCGGCGGCATGTCCGACCGCGGCGCGCTGCCGCTGGTTCGCGTCGAGCCGCAGTACCCGCCCGAAGCGGCCAAGCGCAAGCTCGAGGGTTGGGTGCAGCTTCGCTTCACGATCACGAAAGCGGGCACGGTCGACGCCGTCCAGATCGTCAAGTCGAGCAATTCGCTTTTCGAGAACGCCGCCGTCGCGGCCGTGCGCAAGTGGAAATACGAGCCTCAGATGCAGTCGGGCGCAGCGGTCGAGAGCGCCGGCGTCGACGTCGTTCTTCGATTCAGGATGGAGAGCTGA
- a CDS encoding tetratricopeptide repeat protein, whose product MNRIARVRSSFSSPPRALVAVSIALAIACRVGVAAASDTPPASTAVNPQIAEKLLLANGYLENNRLDDAMSVVDELVRVRKNKPVDRAQIHRFRGYILIAKGKSEDAGKEFEAALAENALDGASKQGMIYSLAQIHTQAGRYDRARALIDQWFAGAEDPKPEAYFLEAMILMQQQAYADALEPARIAVERSPQPRESWLQLLAAIQFQLQDYKSVAGTLEQLVALQPANKRYWVQLATIESTIGNDGDAVAELGVAQVGGLLADDRDLRQRARQCFVHDLPTCCSETLEKGFADGKIKKDAESWQLLANCYIAARDTDKALEPLAKAGELAADNRSYLMLGQLELQKDRFDAAHDALVKAKAKSKPDQAGSIELLIGIASLGSNRLDDAEKSFRIARADDKTSKAADSYLKHLDQVRAIQQMKESAVADTMARSQPVSDAKPASSDRSL is encoded by the coding sequence ATGAACCGTATCGCCAGAGTCCGCAGTTCTTTCTCCAGCCCGCCGCGCGCGCTCGTCGCAGTATCGATCGCGCTTGCGATCGCATGCCGGGTCGGCGTTGCGGCAGCCTCCGATACGCCCCCCGCGAGCACGGCCGTCAATCCGCAGATCGCCGAAAAGCTTCTGCTCGCCAACGGCTATCTCGAGAACAACCGCCTCGACGATGCGATGTCGGTGGTCGACGAGCTCGTCCGCGTGCGCAAGAACAAGCCGGTCGATCGCGCCCAGATTCATCGTTTCCGCGGCTACATCCTGATCGCCAAAGGGAAGAGCGAGGATGCAGGCAAGGAGTTCGAAGCCGCGCTGGCCGAGAACGCGCTCGACGGAGCCTCCAAACAGGGAATGATCTATTCGCTCGCCCAGATTCACACGCAGGCAGGGCGCTACGACCGCGCACGCGCACTGATCGACCAGTGGTTCGCCGGCGCCGAGGATCCCAAGCCGGAGGCGTATTTCCTCGAGGCGATGATCCTGATGCAGCAGCAGGCCTACGCGGATGCTCTCGAACCGGCGAGGATTGCCGTCGAGCGCAGTCCCCAGCCGCGCGAGAGCTGGCTCCAGCTGCTGGCCGCGATCCAGTTCCAGCTCCAGGACTACAAGTCGGTGGCGGGCACGCTCGAGCAGCTCGTCGCCCTGCAGCCCGCAAACAAGCGTTACTGGGTGCAGCTCGCGACGATCGAGAGCACGATCGGAAACGACGGGGATGCCGTCGCCGAGCTCGGCGTCGCGCAGGTCGGCGGCTTGCTGGCCGACGATCGCGACCTTCGCCAGCGCGCGCGCCAGTGCTTCGTGCACGACCTGCCGACCTGCTGCAGCGAAACTCTCGAGAAAGGCTTCGCCGACGGCAAGATCAAAAAGGACGCCGAATCGTGGCAGCTCCTGGCCAACTGCTACATCGCCGCGCGCGACACCGACAAGGCGCTGGAGCCGCTCGCGAAGGCCGGCGAGCTGGCGGCCGACAACAGGAGTTACCTGATGCTCGGGCAGCTCGAGCTGCAGAAGGACCGCTTCGACGCGGCCCACGACGCGCTCGTCAAGGCGAAAGCCAAATCGAAGCCCGACCAGGCCGGATCGATCGAGCTGCTGATCGGCATCGCGAGCCTGGGATCGAACCGGCTCGACGACGCCGAGAAATCGTTCCGCATTGCCCGGGCCGACGACAAGACCAGCAAGGCCGCCGACAGCTACTTGAAGCACCTGGACCAGGTGCGCGCGATCCAGCAGATGAAGGAATCGGCGGTCGCCGACACGATGGCACGCAGCCAGCCGGTCTCCGATGCGAAGCCGGCGTCGAGCGACAGGTCGTTGTAG
- a CDS encoding nitroreductase family deazaflavin-dependent oxidoreductase produces the protein MAGMNEFNQKIIDEFRANSGKVGGMFAGAPMLLLHTKGAKSGTKYTTPLVYLADGQRWVIIASKAGAATNPDWYHNLVAHPDAEIEVGNEKIAVRAKVTTEPERTELYRKQASIMPNFAEYERNTSRVIPVLALSRSNG, from the coding sequence ATGGCGGGCATGAACGAGTTCAACCAGAAGATCATCGACGAATTCCGCGCCAACAGCGGCAAGGTCGGCGGCATGTTCGCCGGCGCACCGATGCTGCTGCTGCACACGAAGGGCGCGAAGTCGGGAACGAAGTACACGACGCCGCTCGTCTATCTCGCCGACGGCCAGCGCTGGGTCATCATCGCATCCAAAGCGGGAGCTGCGACCAACCCCGACTGGTACCACAACCTCGTCGCGCATCCGGACGCCGAGATCGAAGTGGGAAACGAGAAGATCGCGGTGCGGGCCAAGGTCACGACAGAGCCCGAACGCACCGAGCTCTACCGCAAGCAGGCGTCGATCATGCCGAACTTCGCGGAATACGAGCGCAACACGAGCCGCGTGATCCCGGTGCTCGCACTTTCGCGGAGCAACGGCTGA
- a CDS encoding cytochrome c yields the protein MTILRLRSAAGAALLLAGLLLAALPAAAGEPSLSIHVGDRTKVFSRSELLSRATVMTITDDPAYAGASRSYSVVPAHSLFDGMDVPGDAVIDFQCLDGFAAALSRDRLLNDSPSRSIAYLAIEDPAHPWPPLKDDSGPSAGPFYLVWQSPQLSGIAREEWPFQLSGFAVKGSLASVYPKIQPDPSLAAGDPARRGLSVFARNCFACHKLNREGSSDIGPDLNVPMNPTEYLAEPALRRLVRNPQDLRAWSMSRMVGFSPAVLGDADLDDLVAYLRHMAKHKQP from the coding sequence ATGACAATCCTTCGGCTCCGCTCTGCGGCGGGCGCTGCACTTCTGCTCGCCGGCCTCCTGCTCGCGGCCTTGCCCGCCGCGGCCGGCGAGCCGTCGTTGTCCATCCACGTCGGCGACCGCACGAAAGTCTTCTCCCGAAGCGAGCTCCTCTCGCGGGCGACTGTGATGACCATCACCGACGATCCGGCGTACGCCGGCGCTTCCCGCTCGTATTCCGTCGTTCCGGCACATTCCCTGTTCGACGGCATGGACGTGCCCGGCGACGCCGTGATCGACTTCCAGTGTCTCGACGGATTCGCAGCGGCGCTGTCGCGCGACCGCCTGCTCAACGATTCGCCGTCGCGGTCGATCGCGTACCTCGCGATCGAGGATCCGGCGCACCCGTGGCCGCCGCTGAAAGACGACAGCGGCCCTTCGGCGGGGCCGTTCTATCTCGTATGGCAGTCGCCTCAGCTGTCGGGAATCGCGCGCGAAGAATGGCCGTTTCAGCTCAGCGGCTTTGCCGTCAAGGGCTCGCTCGCCAGCGTCTATCCGAAAATCCAGCCCGACCCTTCGCTCGCCGCCGGTGATCCGGCCCGGCGCGGCCTCTCGGTCTTCGCGCGCAACTGCTTCGCGTGCCACAAGCTCAACCGCGAAGGCAGCTCCGACATCGGTCCCGATCTCAACGTCCCGATGAATCCGACCGAGTACCTGGCCGAGCCGGCGCTTCGGCGCCTCGTGCGAAACCCCCAGGATCTGCGCGCGTGGTCGATGTCGCGCATGGTGGGCTTCAGTCCCGCCGTGCTCGGCGATGCCGATCTCGACGATCTCGTCGCGTACCTGCGGCACATGGCAAAGCACAAGCAGCCGTAG
- a CDS encoding DUF3604 domain-containing protein produces MNPVQLRGRSAATPCSVFAAMLVLAARVAMAQDVVPVTNDAGTLDARSAERGHPPTRPYSPYANMPPLRRPLFGDTHLHTSWSLDAGAAGASVEPDDAYRLARGERVWSSSGQPVRLSRPLDFLVITDHSDNLGLYTAVAGGQPEILADPSGREWHNMIRGAAGARASLLMLDALARGQLPPALQFIPGSTGLRRAWRSELDAAERFNDPGRFTTMVGYEWTASPNGNDLHRGVIFRDGASQAATVEPLTSAAAGGSDDPASLWKWMAAYEQKTGGEVLAIAHGGNRSNGRMFADADASGKKIDKAWAAERARWEPLYEVTETAGDSETHPKLSSDDDFAKFERWDRGNLDLGVAKTDDMLAGEYARPALRRGLEIEKRVGVNPFHFGFAGGTDSHTGLADAEEDNFFGRTAADEPSIHRVRDVYESNDKTGLKTMSWEASAAGYTAVWASENTRAAIFDAMKRRETYATTGPRMTVRFFAGWDFSRLDVDNHDLAALGYRKGIPMGGELAAAPSGKVPTFLVSAEKDPIGANLDRYEIVKGWIDKDGATHERVYDVAVSGDRKIEADGRCRTFVGKSWDLGDATYKNSIGAPQLVAFWSDPAFDPNQGAFYYGRVIEIPTPRWTTYDLARFGIDMAEGTPHTVEERAYTSPVWYAPAVQTDQ; encoded by the coding sequence ATGAATCCTGTCCAGTTACGCGGCCGCAGCGCCGCGACGCCGTGTTCTGTATTCGCCGCCATGCTCGTGCTGGCGGCGCGAGTTGCGATGGCCCAGGACGTCGTCCCCGTCACGAACGACGCCGGCACTCTCGATGCGCGCAGCGCCGAGCGGGGCCACCCTCCCACGCGACCGTACTCGCCGTATGCGAACATGCCGCCGCTTCGGCGACCGCTGTTCGGCGATACCCACCTGCACACGTCCTGGTCTCTCGATGCCGGAGCCGCCGGCGCAAGTGTCGAGCCGGACGATGCGTATCGCCTCGCGCGCGGCGAAAGAGTGTGGTCGTCGTCCGGGCAGCCCGTTCGCCTTTCGCGTCCTCTCGATTTCCTCGTGATCACCGATCACTCCGACAACCTCGGGCTGTATACTGCCGTCGCCGGCGGTCAGCCCGAGATCCTGGCCGATCCATCCGGCCGCGAGTGGCACAACATGATCCGGGGCGCGGCCGGAGCGCGCGCTTCGCTGCTGATGCTCGACGCGCTCGCGCGGGGACAGCTGCCGCCGGCTCTCCAGTTCATTCCCGGCTCGACAGGACTGCGCCGCGCGTGGCGCAGCGAGCTTGATGCGGCCGAGCGCTTCAACGATCCGGGCAGGTTCACGACGATGGTCGGTTACGAGTGGACCGCCAGTCCGAACGGCAACGACCTTCACCGCGGCGTGATCTTCCGCGACGGAGCGAGCCAGGCGGCCACCGTCGAGCCGCTGACTTCCGCGGCCGCCGGCGGAAGCGACGATCCCGCGTCGCTGTGGAAGTGGATGGCCGCCTACGAGCAGAAGACCGGCGGCGAAGTGCTCGCGATCGCGCACGGCGGCAACCGGAGCAACGGCCGCATGTTCGCGGACGCCGACGCATCGGGAAAGAAGATCGACAAGGCCTGGGCCGCCGAGCGGGCGCGCTGGGAGCCGCTCTACGAGGTCACCGAAACGGCCGGCGACAGCGAGACGCATCCCAAGCTCTCGTCGGACGACGACTTCGCGAAATTCGAGCGCTGGGACCGCGGCAATCTCGACCTCGGCGTCGCCAAGACGGACGACATGCTTGCGGGCGAATACGCGCGGCCGGCGCTGCGTCGCGGGCTCGAGATCGAGAAGCGGGTCGGCGTCAACCCGTTCCATTTCGGTTTTGCGGGCGGCACCGATTCCCACACCGGACTGGCCGACGCCGAGGAGGACAACTTCTTCGGGCGCACCGCTGCCGATGAGCCGTCGATCCATCGTGTGCGCGACGTCTACGAATCCAACGACAAGACCGGCCTCAAGACCATGAGCTGGGAAGCCAGCGCCGCCGGCTATACCGCAGTGTGGGCCAGCGAGAACACGCGCGCGGCGATCTTCGATGCGATGAAGCGCCGCGAAACGTACGCGACGACGGGCCCGCGAATGACGGTGAGGTTCTTTGCCGGCTGGGATTTTTCGCGGCTCGACGTCGACAATCACGATCTCGCGGCGCTCGGTTACCGCAAGGGAATTCCGATGGGCGGCGAGCTCGCTGCCGCGCCTTCCGGGAAAGTGCCGACCTTCCTGGTCTCGGCCGAGAAGGACCCGATCGGCGCCAATCTCGACCGCTACGAAATCGTCAAGGGGTGGATCGACAAGGACGGCGCGACGCACGAGCGCGTCTATGACGTTGCGGTATCGGGCGATCGCAAGATCGAAGCGGACGGCCGTTGCCGCACCTTCGTCGGCAAGAGCTGGGACCTGGGCGACGCGACGTACAAGAACTCGATCGGCGCGCCGCAACTGGTCGCGTTCTGGAGCGATCCCGCGTTCGACCCGAACCAGGGAGCCTTCTACTACGGCCGGGTGATCGAAATTCCGACACCGCGCTGGACGACGTACGACCTGGCGCGCTTCGGCATCGACATGGCCGAAGGCACTCCGCACACGGTCGAGGAAAGGGCCTACACGTCGCCGGTGTGGTACGCGCCGGCGGTACAAACGGACCAATAG
- a CDS encoding DUF4215 domain-containing protein, translating into MWNTRTPSRSALGSIFCLLLLCDGAAANAADSAESHCRAAIQTGLSRWTLENVKTRIGCEADVIFGVAQNIDCATGDGSGAVALRYQLAADELRSRLESACSGANFGLLSYPGPCSGEASPFTSNSLAHCIMTVGQSTIDSLFQVWYPSDVTATRGSASRCMMKVPKRAASMVLAETGLRLHCLLDQELSGSSTNVDCRAQLPPYGLGTGNAVLDTGIIHAQLAWLGGLPRVCARADFASIGYGEHCIDPLDSGSELIDFHACVFQANRLTVPAFLDLAFPSTPVCGNGIKQEGEQCDQGLANSDTKPDACRIDCTLPVCGDGVTDPGNHESCDDGNTASLDGCDSSCNAEICGDGIVNNLPNEQCDDKNTNDHDNCTNGCKAAVCGDGIVCNDPSCTSGPGGGPEQCDQGSKNSDTGICHTDCSGFTRVCTLTIGVTTNADVGALTYEMSYADASGELAGSGSHVQCTSAVSSGLTSFNDNDASRFLKESMIVDAGVHTPASIATCTFATNDANLAASQFSFTIDAESDPSFNPIDVTMAVTNLSCQ; encoded by the coding sequence ATGTGGAACACGAGAACTCCGAGTCGTTCGGCTTTGGGCTCGATTTTTTGTCTTCTTCTTCTTTGCGACGGCGCTGCGGCGAACGCGGCGGATTCCGCCGAGTCGCATTGCCGCGCCGCGATCCAGACCGGCCTTTCGAGGTGGACGCTGGAGAACGTCAAGACGCGCATCGGCTGTGAAGCCGACGTGATCTTCGGCGTCGCGCAGAACATCGATTGCGCGACGGGCGACGGCTCCGGCGCGGTGGCACTTCGCTACCAGCTGGCGGCCGACGAGCTGCGCTCGCGCCTCGAGTCGGCGTGCTCAGGCGCCAATTTCGGACTTCTCAGCTATCCCGGACCTTGCAGCGGCGAGGCGTCGCCGTTCACGTCGAACTCCCTTGCTCATTGCATCATGACCGTCGGACAGAGCACGATCGATTCGCTGTTCCAGGTCTGGTACCCCTCCGACGTCACTGCCACTCGCGGCAGCGCCAGCCGCTGCATGATGAAAGTGCCCAAACGCGCGGCGTCGATGGTGCTGGCCGAGACGGGCCTGAGACTGCACTGCCTGCTCGACCAGGAGCTTTCGGGCTCTTCGACGAACGTCGACTGCCGGGCCCAGCTTCCGCCGTACGGGCTCGGAACGGGGAACGCGGTGCTCGACACCGGCATCATCCATGCGCAGCTTGCGTGGCTCGGCGGCCTGCCTCGCGTCTGCGCAAGGGCCGATTTCGCATCGATCGGTTACGGCGAGCACTGCATCGATCCGCTCGATTCCGGCTCCGAGCTGATCGATTTCCACGCGTGCGTGTTCCAGGCCAACCGTCTTACGGTGCCCGCATTTCTCGACCTTGCGTTCCCGAGCACGCCGGTGTGCGGCAACGGCATCAAGCAGGAAGGCGAGCAATGCGACCAGGGCCTGGCCAACTCCGACACCAAGCCGGATGCCTGTCGCATTGACTGCACGCTGCCGGTCTGCGGCGACGGCGTCACCGATCCGGGCAACCACGAGAGCTGCGACGACGGCAACACGGCAAGCCTCGACGGGTGCGACTCCAGCTGCAACGCGGAAATCTGCGGCGATGGAATCGTCAACAACCTGCCGAACGAGCAGTGCGACGACAAGAACACGAACGACCACGACAACTGCACGAACGGCTGCAAGGCGGCTGTCTGCGGAGACGGGATCGTCTGCAACGACCCTTCGTGCACGAGCGGCCCGGGCGGCGGTCCCGAGCAGTGCGACCAGGGTTCGAAGAATTCCGACACCGGCATCTGTCACACGGACTGTTCCGGTTTCACGCGCGTGTGCACGCTGACGATCGGCGTGACCACCAATGCCGACGTGGGCGCGCTGACGTACGAAATGAGCTACGCGGACGCGTCCGGCGAGCTGGCGGGCAGCGGCAGCCACGTGCAGTGCACGTCCGCAGTGAGCAGTGGGTTGACGTCGTTCAACGACAACGACGCCTCACGCTTCCTCAAGGAATCGATGATCGTCGATGCCGGCGTCCATACGCCGGCATCGATCGCGACGTGCACGTTCGCAACCAACGACGCAAACCTCGCGGCCAGCCAGTTCTCGTTCACGATCGACGCGGAGTCGGACCCGAGCTTCAACCCGATCGACGTGACGATGGCCGTCACCAACCTGAGCTGCCAGTGA
- a CDS encoding myxococcus cysteine-rich repeat containing protein, with amino-acid sequence MSKIHHSGLRASYLRLPALAGFGAAFVLAIAPAALAAQPKHCTVHFNVTNATTLGALQFHTDYTAVGAKGDFANSCTWAAGGLDSSSVNADASTMDAAFANPSGFTGPGEVAHCTFVMPDSTQADPTSGNFAVTVTDSSDTSSPPNDPASPAPTMSATADACTTGASVCGNGVLEPGEQCDDGNLVEGDGCDSSCNPSDCPSAAPTGCLVSTVAGKSKIAFKNDPAATDDTKDSGSWGWKSGKAATFLDPTTGTGKTYSWCVYEDGSLLYGATVPAGTGSGWATAGATGFGIKGAVFQIKVKGSDTDGKSSLSVKAKSKTGDFHAPDLSKLTGVTLSDLVTDDGVTQSCYQTTAGTATVKTTSWSAAGNP; translated from the coding sequence ATGTCGAAGATTCACCACAGCGGCCTCAGGGCCAGCTACCTGCGACTGCCGGCGCTTGCCGGCTTCGGCGCAGCCTTCGTGCTCGCGATCGCGCCTGCGGCGCTGGCCGCGCAGCCGAAGCACTGCACCGTTCATTTCAATGTGACCAACGCGACGACGCTCGGCGCCCTGCAGTTCCACACGGACTACACCGCGGTGGGCGCCAAGGGCGACTTCGCCAACTCGTGCACTTGGGCGGCGGGCGGCCTGGACAGCAGCAGCGTCAACGCCGACGCGAGCACGATGGATGCGGCCTTTGCGAACCCGTCCGGATTCACGGGTCCTGGCGAGGTCGCGCACTGCACGTTCGTGATGCCGGATTCGACGCAGGCGGACCCGACGTCGGGCAATTTCGCCGTGACCGTCACCGATTCGTCCGACACCTCGTCGCCGCCGAACGACCCCGCGTCGCCGGCGCCGACGATGTCGGCAACGGCCGATGCCTGCACCACCGGAGCTTCGGTGTGCGGCAACGGCGTCCTCGAGCCGGGCGAGCAGTGCGACGACGGCAACCTCGTCGAAGGCGACGGCTGCGACTCGTCGTGCAACCCGAGCGACTGCCCTTCGGCGGCGCCGACCGGCTGCCTCGTTTCGACGGTCGCCGGCAAGTCGAAGATCGCGTTCAAGAACGACCCGGCCGCGACCGACGACACCAAGGACTCGGGAAGCTGGGGCTGGAAGAGCGGCAAGGCAGCGACCTTCCTCGATCCGACGACGGGAACCGGCAAGACCTACAGCTGGTGCGTCTACGAGGACGGCAGCCTGCTGTACGGCGCGACGGTCCCTGCCGGAACGGGCAGCGGCTGGGCAACTGCCGGGGCGACAGGCTTCGGAATCAAGGGCGCTGTGTTCCAGATCAAAGTGAAAGGTTCGGACACCGACGGCAAGTCGTCGCTCAGCGTCAAGGCCAAGAGCAAGACTGGCGACTTCCACGCTCCCGACCTGAGCAAGCTCACCGGCGTAACGCTGTCTGATCTCGTGACCGACGATGGCGTCACGCAGAGCTGCTACCAGACCACGGCAGGCACGGCGACGGTCAAGACCACTTCGTGGAGCGCCGCGGGCAACCCGTAA